A window of Costertonia aggregata contains these coding sequences:
- a CDS encoding DUF3810 domain-containing protein, translating into MDNKLRNGIALSLIPQIILVKWLGSYTEIVENHYSRGVYPIIAKFFRALFGWVPFSVGDVVYALLIVLAVRYVFTRRRRIRKHPKVFLRNMIMVLSVAYFTFHLLWGLNYYRKPIAEKFDISDTNTEAELVQFVEELITKTNTVQFQITSDSTKSVEIPYSKKEIFKKTLQGYQGISTTYPFLRYETPSIKKSIFSVPLTYAGYGGYLNPFTNEAQVNGRIPKFRYPVVSAHEIGHQTGYSAENETNFIGYLVTANNPDIYFKYSAYAYALSYCLSDIKRKNEPLFDTLIVKLNKGVLANYQELNDFWAAYENPFEPIFKSIFSSFLKINNQSDGIKSYSRIVSLLVAYHKKHPL; encoded by the coding sequence ATGGATAACAAACTACGAAACGGTATTGCACTATCCCTGATACCCCAGATTATTTTGGTGAAATGGTTGGGCAGTTATACCGAAATCGTTGAAAACCATTACAGTCGGGGTGTATATCCAATTATCGCTAAATTCTTCCGTGCACTTTTTGGTTGGGTGCCTTTTTCGGTGGGGGATGTTGTGTATGCCTTGCTTATTGTTTTGGCCGTACGATACGTATTTACGAGACGTAGGCGTATTCGTAAACATCCTAAGGTTTTCCTCAGAAATATGATAATGGTACTTTCGGTCGCCTATTTTACCTTTCACTTACTTTGGGGTCTTAATTACTACCGCAAACCCATTGCCGAAAAATTTGATATCAGTGATACAAACACAGAGGCAGAGCTTGTCCAATTTGTAGAAGAATTGATTACAAAAACCAATACTGTGCAATTTCAAATCACTTCCGACAGTACAAAATCGGTTGAAATACCCTATTCCAAAAAAGAAATTTTCAAAAAAACCTTGCAGGGATACCAGGGCATCAGCACTACTTATCCATTCCTCAGGTATGAGACACCGAGCATCAAAAAATCTATATTCAGTGTACCCTTGACCTATGCCGGGTACGGCGGCTACTTGAATCCGTTCACGAACGAGGCTCAGGTAAACGGGCGTATCCCCAAGTTTAGGTATCCTGTGGTAAGTGCACATGAAATTGGGCATCAAACCGGGTATTCCGCTGAGAACGAAACCAATTTTATAGGGTATCTGGTTACTGCGAACAACCCCGACATCTATTTTAAATATTCTGCCTATGCCTATGCCCTGAGCTATTGCCTTAGTGATATCAAACGAAAGAACGAACCGCTTTTTGACACGTTGATCGTTAAACTGAATAAAGGCGTGTTGGCAAATTATCAGGAATTGAACGACTTTTGGGCAGCTTACGAAAATCCTTTCGAGCCCATTTTCAAATCCATTTTCAGTTCTTTCCTAAAAATCAATAACCAATCGGACGGTATAAAAAGTTACAGCCGTATCGTGTCACTTTTGGTGGCCTATCATAAAAAACATCCTTTATAG